Proteins from one Podospora pseudocomata strain CBS 415.72m chromosome 4, whole genome shotgun sequence genomic window:
- a CDS encoding hypothetical protein (EggNog:ENOG503P0HJ; COG:S) — protein MCIVLLTTSHPKYALVVIDNRDEYILRPTSRPHWWKATPETPAVNGSANGVAKAAPPAEVEVLSSRDLQRAERGTWLGITKGGNFAVLTNYRETDTHDVAHPVHGKRSRGGMVTAWLGADPAESTERFVTRMLEDGGVKGVGGFSLICGKLRKVKGDSNNIEPLAIISNRCDHVGQVPWICGERSSIYGLSNATYLHPEQEDKEELWPKIREGREAMLRAVTEKMDEKELQEALFEILDTDRFPSDHTMDLEEGIPLLKDSIFIPAFGGKSHQEEMAEARLRGQVKHKDRDSPAAEVLTIVARPDDQPNGFQTGLYGTQRQTIILVDWDGNVTYTERALWDPHGNPIPRGSGDETFRFKIEGWEKEEELCN, from the coding sequence ATGTGTATAGTGCTGCTTACAACATCCCACCCCAAATACGCCCTGGTCGTCATCGACAACCGCGACGAGTACATCCTGCGCCCAACGAGCAGACCCCACTGGTGGAAAGCTACCCCAGAAACCCCCGCCGTTAACGGCTCGGCCAACGGGGTAGCAAAGGCCGCTCCACCGGCCGAGGTCGAAGTCCTCTCCAGTCGAGATCTCCAGCGAGCCGAGCGAGGGACGTGGCtcggcatcaccaagggTGGAAACTTTGCCGTCCTTACAAACTACCGGGAAACGGACACCCACGATGTTGCCCATCCGGTACATGGCAAGCGCAGCCGTGGAGGCATGGTGACGGCATGGCTTGGCGCTGACCCGGCCGAATCGACAGAGCGGTTTGTGACCCGCATGCTGGAAGACGGTGGAGTAAAGGGAGTGGgtggcttctccttgatctgcGGAAAACTCAGAAAGGTGAAGGGGGATAGCAACAACATTGAGCCCCTGGCCATCATCTCGAACCGTTGCGACCATGTTGGGCAGGTTCCATGGATTTGTGGAGAGCGCAGCTCCATCTACGGCCTGAGCAACGCCACATATTTGCATCCGGAACAGGAAGATAAGGAGGAGCTATGGCCCAAGATTCGGGAAGGCCGCGAAGCAATGCTCCGTGCTGTCACCGAAAAGATGGACGAAAAGGAGCTCCAGGAGGCACTGTTCGAAATTTTGGACACGGATAGGTTTCCGTCCGACCACACCATGGACCTTGAGGAAGGCATCCCGTTGCTCAAGGACTCGATTTTCATCCCTGCCTTTGGCGGCAAGTCGCACCAAGAAGAAATGGCAGAGGCCAGACTGCGAGGACAAGTGAAGCACAAGGATCGTGATTCGCCGGCAGCCGAAGTCTTGACCATCGTGGCTCGCCCAGACGACCAGCCCAATGGCTTCCAAACTGGCCTCTACGGCACGCAACGACAGACCATCATTCTCGTGGATTGGGATGGCAATGTGACCTATACTGAGAGAGCTCTCTGGGACCCTCATGGTAACCCCATCCCAAGAGGCTCTGGGGATGAAACATTTAGATTCAAGATTGAGGgctgggagaaggaagaggagctctGCAACTAG
- the LYS21 gene encoding homocitrate synthase lys21 (COG:E; EggNog:ENOG503NUMJ) — protein MCETSNTNGAANGTNGASNGTANIGGDHQGANFRSNPYQPVGDFLSNVGRFKIIESTLREGEQFANAYFDTETKIKIAKALDDFGVDYIELTSPAASEQSRRDCEAICKLGLKAKILTHVRCDMRDAKIAVETGVDGLDVVIGTSSFLREHSHGKDMAYIEKTAIEVIEYIKSKGLEVRFSSEDSFRSDLVDLLSLYRAVDKVGVHRVGIADTVGCASPRQVYDLVRTLRGVVSCDIETHFHDDTGCSIANAYCALEAGATHIDTSVLGIGERNGITPLGGLMARMVVTSPEYVKGKYKLHKLKELEDLVAEAVEINTPFNNPITGFCAFTHKAGIHAKAILNNPSTYEILNPADFGLTRYVHFASRLTGWNAVKTRVGQLGLEMTDDQVKEVTAKIKALADVRPIAIDDADSIIRSFHLNLHEGPIETQSNGKAIHVEVRGDETTELATGA, from the exons ATGTGCGagaccagcaacaccaacggcgCCGCCAATGGCACAAACGGTGCTTCCAATGGG ACAGCTAACATTGGTGGTGATCATCAGGGTGCCAACTTCCGCTCCAACCCCTACCAGCCAGTAGGCGATTTCCTCTCCAACGTCGGCCGCTTCAAGATCATCGAGTCGACTCTCCGCGAGGGTGAACAATTCGCCAATGCCTACTTCGACACCGagaccaagatcaagat TGCCAAGGCTCTCGATGACTTCGGTGTTGACTACATCGAGTTGACCTCCCCCGCTGCTTCCGAGCAATCTCGCAGGGATTGCGAGGCCATCTGCAAGCTCGGcctcaaggccaagattCTTACCC ACGTTCGCTGCGACATGCGCGATGCTAAGATCGCTGTTGAGACCGGTGTTGACGGCCTGGACGTCGTCATtggcacctccagcttcctccgcGAGCACAGCCACGGCAAGGATATGGCCTACATTGAGAAGACTGCCATTGAGGTGATCGAGTACATCAAGTCCAAGGGCCTCGAGGTTCGCT TCTCCAGCGAGGACTCTTTCCGTTCTGACCTCgtcgacctcctctccctctaccGCGCCGTCGACAAGGTCGGTGTCCACCGTGTCGGTATCGCCGATACCGTCGGTTGCGCTTCCCCCAGGCAGGTCTACGACCTTGTCCGCACCCTCAGAGGCGTCGTGTCCTGCGACATCGAGACCCACTTCCACGATGATACCGGCTGTAGTATCGCCAACGCCTACTGTGCTCTCGAGGCCGGTGCTACCCACATTGATACCAGTGTTCTCGGCATTGGTGAGCGCAATGGTATCACCCCTCTTGGTGGCCTGATGGCTCGCATGGTCGTCACCAGCCCCGAGTATGTCAAGGGCAAGTACAAGCTccacaagctcaaggagctcgaggatCTCGTCGCCGAGGCCGTCGAGATCAACACtcccttcaacaaccccatcaccggTTTCTGCGCCTTTACCCACAAGGCCGGTATCCACGCCAaggccatcctcaacaaccccagcaccTACGAGATTCTCAACCCTGCTGATTTCGGTCTGACCCGCTACGTCCACTTTGCCTCTCGTCTCACTGGTTGGAACGCCGTCAAGACGAGAGTTGGCCAGCTCGGTCTGGAGATGACCGATGATCAGGTCAAGGAGGTGacggccaagatcaaggcgtTGGCTGATGTCAGGCCAATTGCCATCGACGATGCCGACTCCATCATCCGCAGCTTCCACCTCAACCTTCACGAGGGGCCAATTGAGACTCAGTCTAACGGCAAGGCGATTCACGTTGAAGTAAGAGGTGACGAGACTACCGAGCTTGCGACTGGTGCGTAA
- a CDS encoding hypothetical protein (EggNog:ENOG503P13N) yields MAHRTSAPDLVRERPDRFERGRFEYERDRDRFSEIRERFEDDDDDYVYERERRVTSRPPPRDRDRSVDRRSRAPYDDDETVIRERRRVIYDDEQPRSILRRRPSPESEVERRSSVVIEKERRYRSPSPSNAPRPGRLLRRQSSLDTFDRRPRGYYEREEYGPPARRLDHSVPPYAESHRPLPRHRALPPPRVYAEREYFDEIHVDDHHHDHPGRVREREVIHTRMRSRSRESRIRRGRSRSSSRSSSSSSSGGTSLTARSEYPKKGKTRIPARLVSKRALIELGYPFVEEGNTIIVQKALGQKNIDDLLKLSDDYKKSTPTPLLPHQDKKVTFPGEFEIMAARSSAGDIIEERRTEIVEYHTTAPPPAVHYHHQHPPAPAGNGPIIINAQPAPAPAPPVEVVKTTMIREQSPARSYTTTSYDTTSYGTTTSYDTSLTSRGPPTVIVDARPREVALVEPSRDTWRYDDNDELRSEIRHLERQLARRERSKSRHSRHGSRGDLVRAERLSTGELVLYEEEIETIEEPARGGLRIEKDKRGRMSISVPRNR; encoded by the exons ATGGCTCACCGGACATCTGCCCCTGACCTTGTTCGTGAGCGCCCCGACCGCTTCGAAAGGGGCCGCTTCGAGTACGAAAGAGACCGCGATCGGTTCAGCGAGATCCGAGAGCGCttcgaagacgacgacgacgactatGTGTACGAGCGAGAACGCCGTGTAACATCCCGGCCTCCCCCCCGCGACCGCGACCGATCCGTCGACCGCCGTTCCCGGGCCCCctatgacgacgacgagaccGTCATCCGGGAGCGCCGCCGGGTCATTTATGATGACGAGCAACCACGCAGTATCCTTCGACGTCGACCATCTCCCGAGAGTGAGGTGGAGCGCAGGTCTTCTGTCgtgattgagaaggagagaagGTACCGCAGCCCGTCACCCTCCAATGCGCCCCGTCCTGGACGACTTTTGAGACGGCAATCGAGCCTGGACACTTTTGATCGCAGGCCCCGTGGATATTACGAGCGTGAGGAATACGGACCCCCCGCCCGCCGTCTGGACCACAGTGTTCCGCCCTACGCCGAGAGCCACCGGCCGCTGCCCCGCCACCGAGCCCTGCCACCTCCCAGAGTGTACGCCGAACGTGAATACTTCGACGAGATCCACGTCGatgaccatcaccatgacCACCCCGGCCGAGTCCGCGAAAGGGAGGTGATCCACACCCGCATGAGATCACGGAGTCGAGAATCGCGCATCCGTCGTGGAAGATCCCGATCGTCCAGCAGGAGCAGCTCCtcaagcagcagcggcggcaccAGCCTCACTGCCCGAAGCGAGTATCCAAAGAAGGGCAAGACCCGCATTCCAGCGCGCCTGGTCTCCAAGCGGGCGCTTATTGAGCTTGGTTACCCATTCGTCGAGGAG GGAAACACAATCATCGTCCAGAAGGCACTTGGCCAGAAGAACATTGACGATTTGCTGAAGCTGAGCGATGATTATAAGAAGAGTACGCCCACCCCGTTACTCCCCCACCAGGACAAAAAAGTAACATTCCCAGGCGAGTTCGAGATCATGGCCGCGCGATCCAGCGCTGGTGATATCATTGAGGAACGTCGAACAGAGATTGTTGAGTACCACACCACGGCACCTCCCCCTGCGGTGCactaccaccatcaacacccgcCGGCCCCGGCCGGTAATGGTCCTATTATCATCAACGCCCAGCCCGCTCCCGCACCAGCCCCTCCCGTCGAGGTGGTCAAGACAACCATGATCCGCGAGCAGTCCCCAGCACGGTCCTACACGACCACCTCGTACGACACCACCTCGTACGGCACAACCACGTCATATGACACCTCTCTTACCTCCAGGGGCCCACCCACAGTGATTGTGGACGCTCGCCCGCGTGAGGTAGCCCTTGTCGAGCCTTCTCGGGATACCTGGCGCTACGACGATAATGATGAACTGCGATCTGAGATTCGGCATCTGGAGCGGCAGCTCGCGCGGCGGGAACGGTCAAAGTCCAGACACTCGCGTCACGGCAGCCGAGGCGACCTGGTTAGGGCGGAGCGGTTGTCGACGGGCGAGCTGGTGCTGTACGAAGAGGAAATTGAGACAATTGAGGAGCCTgcgaggggagggttgagaATCGAGAAGGACAAACGAGGTAGGATGTCTATCAGCGTGCCGAGGAACCGGTAA
- a CDS encoding hypothetical protein (EggNog:ENOG503PHZ0), translating into MRFSTLILASLAGLATANFDLYLGHQIIPVDGGVLHDGWYIFDNDPSKADVLAYGPYLSQDDVSGRTTGVRCVGSGCYGGAATDINVLEMHFSNNPLYHWTIYKDRGHPYKMYGLDGRTYGECILFPGVSFHHMTNFAETRSGVRKFRCLTQFTARQIRAAN; encoded by the exons ATGCGTTTctcaaccctcatcctcgcctccctcgccggcCTGGCCACCGCAAACTTCGACCTCTACCTGGGCCACCAAATCATCCCCGTCGACGGCGGCGTCCTCCACGACGGCTGGTACATCTTCGACAACGACCCCAGCAAAGCCGAC GTCCTCGCCTACGGCCCCTACCTCTCCCAAGACGACGTCTCAGGCCGCACGACCGGCGTCCGGTGCGTCGGCAGCGGCTGCTACGGCGGTGCCGCCACCGACATCAACGTCCTCGAGATGCACttcagcaacaaccccctctaCCATTGGA CCATCTACAAAGACAGAGGCCACCCCTACAAAATGTATGGCCTCGACGGCAGGACCTACGGGGAGTGCATCCTCTTCCCGGGCGTCAGTTTCCACCACATGACCAATTTCGCCGAAACCCGCAGCGGCGTCCGCAAGTTTCGGTGTCTGACGCAGTTTACTGCTCGGCAGATCAGGGCTGCGAACTGA